From the Toxotes jaculatrix isolate fToxJac2 chromosome 15, fToxJac2.pri, whole genome shotgun sequence genome, one window contains:
- the naxd gene encoding ATP-dependent (S)-NAD(P)H-hydrate dehydratase isoform X1 produces MQANTTRGFLWSDVETRTLLNIWGEQDIQAALDGNFRNSFVYRDVSRRLGAMGFERTPEQCRVRIKSLKRQYLLAKEGNLRNNGQYHKICKFYDTMERILSNRPALDPQEFIDSGAGGEEAVDGLEEDGEDAQDAYSESTGECPYPAETEVKLEYPTVPIPIPVKVTVGNNSTSVRPHNSSQSASNLSARTPKRPRKRRANFPMEKLMEQFLEQSAQAEDNFYRMEEQRLQAEDRRREAEHTRELHMLQMLGQMFSSISSPRPGSAATPSKTAPPARVPVFSSASPSCTRGQSSHLRRPSPQTDCFTQQSQQLNPDAQALVFERYYSLGSASHRGMDDDVFSLVKSIVPPLTSKKHKGQDGRIGIIGGCQDYTGAPYFAAISALKVGADLSHVFCTKDAATVIKSYSPELIVHPVLDSPNGVEEIEKWLPRLHSLVVGPGLGRDDLLLKTAKEVIERSKARNIPIVIDADGLWLVTQQPSVIQGYQKGILTPNFMEFTRLYEALHHEPMDSSDHQRSVMQLSVAMGNLTLVLKGEQDLITDGSKVISCSIEGSGRRCGGQGDLLSGSMGVLAHWAHAAASAGMLRSVNPSVVAAFGACSLTRQCNSQAFQQHGRSTTTSDMIQEIGSAFKKLFES; encoded by the exons ATGCAAGCAAACACAACGCGGGGCTTCTTGTGGTCGGACGTGGAGACGAGGACCTTGTTGAACATCTGGGGGGAGCAGGACATCCAGGCGGCGCTGGATGGAAACTTCCGAAACAGCTTTGTGTACCGCGACGTCTCCCGGAGGCTGGGGGCGATGGGGTTTGAAAGGACGCCGGAACAATGCAGGGTGCGGATCAAAAGCCTGAAGAGACAGTACTTGTTAGCAAAGGAGGGTAATCTGCGGAACAACGGGCAGTATCACAAGATTTGTAAGTTTTATGACACCATGGAGAGGATTTTGAGCAACCGGCCCGCTCTTGACCCTCAGGAGTTCATAGACAGCGGGGCGGGGGGAGAGGAGGCCGTGGATGGcctggaggaggatggagaagaTGCTCAAGATGCGTACTCCGAGAGCACAGGGGAGTGTCCTTATCCTGCAGAGACTGAAGTGAAGCTGGAATACCCAACTGTTCCCATCCCTATTCCTGTTAAAGTGACCGTGGGCAACAACA GCACTTCAGTGAGACCACATAACAGCAGCCAGTCGGCCAGTAATCTGTCAGCCAGAACACCTAAGAGACCGAGGAAGAGGCGTGCTAACTTCCCCATGGAGAAACTAATGGAGCAGTTCCTGGAGCAGAGCGCCCAAGCTGAGGACAACTTCTACCGCATGGAGGAGCAGCGCCTGCAGGCAGAGGATCGCCGCAGAGAAGCAGAACACACCAGGGAGCTGCACATGCTTCAGATGCTCGGCCAGATGTTCTCCAGCATCTCTTCCCCCAGACCCGGCTCTGCTGCCACTCCCTCCAAGACAGCTCCTCCTGCCCGCGTGCCTGTGTTCTCCAGTGCCTCCCCGTCATGTACACGTGGCCAGTCCAGTCATCTCAGGCGCCCTTCACCGCAGACAGACTGTTTCACCCAACAGAGTCAGCAGTTGAACCCAGATGCCCAGGCATTAG TGTTTGAACGCTACTACAGCTTGGGGTCTGCGTCACACAGAGGCATGGATGATGACGTCTTCTCACTAGTAAAGAGCATTGTCCCTCCACTGACATCCAAAAAGCACAAGGGACAAGATGGACGTATTGGGATCATTGGAGGATGCCAAGA CTATACAGGAGCTCCATACTTTGCTGCCATCTCTGCACTGAAAGTG GGAGCTGACCTGTCTCATGTGTTCTGCACCAAAGATGCTGCGACTGTAATCAAATCATACAGCCCTGAGCTCATAGTTCATCCTGTTCT gGACAGTCCTAATGGAGTGGAAGAAATAGAAAAATGGCTCCCAAGACTGCACAGCCTCGTGGTGGGACCAGGCCTAGGGAGAGATGACTTATTACTGAAAACAGCTAAG gaGGTGATCGAGAGGTCTAAAGCAAGAAATATCCCTATAGTCATTGATGCA GACGGATTATGGCTAGTTACACAGCAACCATCTGTTATTCAAGGATATCAGAAGGGTATCCTCACACCAAACTTCATGGAGTTCACTCGCCTATATGAGGCACTG CACCATGAACCCATGGACAGCAGTGACCACCAACGCAGTGTCATGCAGCTCAGTGTAGCCATGGGCAACCTCACGCTGGTGCTAAAAGGAGAGCAGGATCTCATTACAGACGGCAGTAAGG TGATCTCATGCAGTATTGAGGGCAGTGGGAGAAGATGTGGTGGACAGGGTGATCTCCTATCTGGATCTATGGGAGTGCTGGCACACTGGGCCCATGCTGCCGCTTCAGCTGGAATGCTCAGAAG TGTGAATCCATCAGTGGTTGCTGCATTCGGGGCCTGTTCGCTTACCAGACAGTGCAACAGTCAGGCATTCCAGCAACACGGCAGGTCCACCACCACCTCGGACATGATCCAGGAGATTGGCTCAGCCTTTAAAAAGCTATTTGAAAGCTGA
- the naxd gene encoding ATP-dependent (S)-NAD(P)H-hydrate dehydratase isoform X3, which produces MNDNMPQQIQMLAFCFTTVTLSIIATLLCLNEKVFERYYSLGSASHRGMDDDVFSLVKSIVPPLTSKKHKGQDGRIGIIGGCQDYTGAPYFAAISALKVGADLSHVFCTKDAATVIKSYSPELIVHPVLDSPNGVEEIEKWLPRLHSLVVGPGLGRDDLLLKTAKEVIERSKARNIPIVIDADGLWLVTQQPSVIQGYQKGILTPNFMEFTRLYEALHHEPMDSSDHQRSVMQLSVAMGNLTLVLKGEQDLITDGSKVISCSIEGSGRRCGGQGDLLSGSMGVLAHWAHAAASAGMLRSVNPSVVAAFGACSLTRQCNSQAFQQHGRSTTTSDMIQEIGSAFKKLFES; this is translated from the exons ATGAATGACAACATGCCGCAGCAGATTCAGATGCTCGCCTTTTGCTTTACCACAGTTACACTGTCGATTATCGCCACATTGCTCTGTTTGAACGAGAAAG TGTTTGAACGCTACTACAGCTTGGGGTCTGCGTCACACAGAGGCATGGATGATGACGTCTTCTCACTAGTAAAGAGCATTGTCCCTCCACTGACATCCAAAAAGCACAAGGGACAAGATGGACGTATTGGGATCATTGGAGGATGCCAAGA CTATACAGGAGCTCCATACTTTGCTGCCATCTCTGCACTGAAAGTG GGAGCTGACCTGTCTCATGTGTTCTGCACCAAAGATGCTGCGACTGTAATCAAATCATACAGCCCTGAGCTCATAGTTCATCCTGTTCT gGACAGTCCTAATGGAGTGGAAGAAATAGAAAAATGGCTCCCAAGACTGCACAGCCTCGTGGTGGGACCAGGCCTAGGGAGAGATGACTTATTACTGAAAACAGCTAAG gaGGTGATCGAGAGGTCTAAAGCAAGAAATATCCCTATAGTCATTGATGCA GACGGATTATGGCTAGTTACACAGCAACCATCTGTTATTCAAGGATATCAGAAGGGTATCCTCACACCAAACTTCATGGAGTTCACTCGCCTATATGAGGCACTG CACCATGAACCCATGGACAGCAGTGACCACCAACGCAGTGTCATGCAGCTCAGTGTAGCCATGGGCAACCTCACGCTGGTGCTAAAAGGAGAGCAGGATCTCATTACAGACGGCAGTAAGG TGATCTCATGCAGTATTGAGGGCAGTGGGAGAAGATGTGGTGGACAGGGTGATCTCCTATCTGGATCTATGGGAGTGCTGGCACACTGGGCCCATGCTGCCGCTTCAGCTGGAATGCTCAGAAG TGTGAATCCATCAGTGGTTGCTGCATTCGGGGCCTGTTCGCTTACCAGACAGTGCAACAGTCAGGCATTCCAGCAACACGGCAGGTCCACCACCACCTCGGACATGATCCAGGAGATTGGCTCAGCCTTTAAAAAGCTATTTGAAAGCTGA
- the naxd gene encoding ATP-dependent (S)-NAD(P)H-hydrate dehydratase isoform X2 has protein sequence MQANTTRGFLWSDVETRTLLNIWGEQDIQAALDGNFRNSFVYRDVSRRLGAMGFERTPEQCRVRIKSLKRQYLLAKEGNLRNNGQYHKICKFYDTMERILSNRPALDPQEFIDSGAGGEEAVDGLEEDGEDAQDAYSESTGECPYPAETEVKLEYPTVPIPIPVKVTVGNNSTSVRPHNSSQSASNLSARTPKRPRKRRANFPMEKLMEQFLEQSAQAEDNFYRMEEQRLQAEDRRREAEHTRELHMLQMLGQMFSSISSPRPGSAATPSKTAPPARVPVFSSASPSCTRGQSSHLRRPSPQTDCFTQQSQQLNPDAQALVFERYYSLGSASHRGMDDDVFSLVKSIVPPLTSKKHKGQDGRIGIIGGCQDYTGAPYFAAISALKVGADLSHVFCTKDAATVIKSYSPELIVHPVLDSPNGVEEIEKWLPRLHSLVVGPGLGRDDLLLKTAKEVIERSKARNIPIVIDADGLWLVTQQPSVIQGYQKGILTPNFMEFTRLYEALHHEPMDSSDHQRSVMQLSVAMGNLTLVLKGEQDLITDGSKVETSCFQ, from the exons ATGCAAGCAAACACAACGCGGGGCTTCTTGTGGTCGGACGTGGAGACGAGGACCTTGTTGAACATCTGGGGGGAGCAGGACATCCAGGCGGCGCTGGATGGAAACTTCCGAAACAGCTTTGTGTACCGCGACGTCTCCCGGAGGCTGGGGGCGATGGGGTTTGAAAGGACGCCGGAACAATGCAGGGTGCGGATCAAAAGCCTGAAGAGACAGTACTTGTTAGCAAAGGAGGGTAATCTGCGGAACAACGGGCAGTATCACAAGATTTGTAAGTTTTATGACACCATGGAGAGGATTTTGAGCAACCGGCCCGCTCTTGACCCTCAGGAGTTCATAGACAGCGGGGCGGGGGGAGAGGAGGCCGTGGATGGcctggaggaggatggagaagaTGCTCAAGATGCGTACTCCGAGAGCACAGGGGAGTGTCCTTATCCTGCAGAGACTGAAGTGAAGCTGGAATACCCAACTGTTCCCATCCCTATTCCTGTTAAAGTGACCGTGGGCAACAACA GCACTTCAGTGAGACCACATAACAGCAGCCAGTCGGCCAGTAATCTGTCAGCCAGAACACCTAAGAGACCGAGGAAGAGGCGTGCTAACTTCCCCATGGAGAAACTAATGGAGCAGTTCCTGGAGCAGAGCGCCCAAGCTGAGGACAACTTCTACCGCATGGAGGAGCAGCGCCTGCAGGCAGAGGATCGCCGCAGAGAAGCAGAACACACCAGGGAGCTGCACATGCTTCAGATGCTCGGCCAGATGTTCTCCAGCATCTCTTCCCCCAGACCCGGCTCTGCTGCCACTCCCTCCAAGACAGCTCCTCCTGCCCGCGTGCCTGTGTTCTCCAGTGCCTCCCCGTCATGTACACGTGGCCAGTCCAGTCATCTCAGGCGCCCTTCACCGCAGACAGACTGTTTCACCCAACAGAGTCAGCAGTTGAACCCAGATGCCCAGGCATTAG TGTTTGAACGCTACTACAGCTTGGGGTCTGCGTCACACAGAGGCATGGATGATGACGTCTTCTCACTAGTAAAGAGCATTGTCCCTCCACTGACATCCAAAAAGCACAAGGGACAAGATGGACGTATTGGGATCATTGGAGGATGCCAAGA CTATACAGGAGCTCCATACTTTGCTGCCATCTCTGCACTGAAAGTG GGAGCTGACCTGTCTCATGTGTTCTGCACCAAAGATGCTGCGACTGTAATCAAATCATACAGCCCTGAGCTCATAGTTCATCCTGTTCT gGACAGTCCTAATGGAGTGGAAGAAATAGAAAAATGGCTCCCAAGACTGCACAGCCTCGTGGTGGGACCAGGCCTAGGGAGAGATGACTTATTACTGAAAACAGCTAAG gaGGTGATCGAGAGGTCTAAAGCAAGAAATATCCCTATAGTCATTGATGCA GACGGATTATGGCTAGTTACACAGCAACCATCTGTTATTCAAGGATATCAGAAGGGTATCCTCACACCAAACTTCATGGAGTTCACTCGCCTATATGAGGCACTG CACCATGAACCCATGGACAGCAGTGACCACCAACGCAGTGTCATGCAGCTCAGTGTAGCCATGGGCAACCTCACGCTGGTGCTAAAAGGAGAGCAGGATCTCATTACAGACGGCAGTAAGG TTGAGACTTCTTGTTTTCAGTGA
- the rab20 gene encoding ras-related protein Rab-20 — protein sequence MPEMSKMKKPDVKVVLLGDMNVGKTSLLHRYTERKFKDTISTVGGAFYLKQWGPYNISIWDTAGREQFHGLGSMYCRGAAAVILTYDVTNWQSLAELEERFLSLTDTANNDCIYAVVGNKADLTDLKAQLSQDSDGVSEDQTECEEDRTEPQVLSACPTPPASPASLSGVILHKQVTHDDAVAFYGRILRYKGQEDKSSLPAEKMCFETSAKTGYNVDNLFETLFDLVLPSILRKRNENQKSPTVDLEECRGASSKRTRSSCC from the exons ATGCCCGAGATGTCGAAGATGAAGAAGCCCGACGTCAAGGTGGTCCTCCTGGGTGACATGAACGTGGGGAAGACGTCCCTGCTCCACAGGTACACGGAGAGGAAGTTCAAAGACACCATCAGCACCGTCGGAGGGGCGTTTTACCTCAAGCAGTGGGGACCTTACAACATCTCAATATGGGACACTGCTG GTCGTGAACAGTTCCACGGGCTGGGCTCCATGTACTGTCGAGGGGCAGCCGCTGTCATCCTCACATATGATGTTACCAACTGGCAAAGCTTAGCTGAGCTGGAGGAGCGCTTCCTGTCCCTGACTGATACCGCTAACAATGACTGCATTTACGCCGTAGTCGGCAACAAGGCTGATCTCACGGATCTTAAGGCCCAGCTGTCCCAGGATTCAGATGGAGTGTCTGAGGACCAAACTGAGTGTGAGGAGGACAGGACAGAACCACAGGTGCTGTCTGCCTGCCCGACACCCCCGGCCTCCCCTGCATCCCTTTCTGGGGTGATCCTACACAAACAGGTTACCCACGACGATGCGGTGGCTTTTTATGGGAGAATACTGCGCTACAAGGGCCAGGAGGATAAGAGCAGCCTGCCTGCGGAGAAGATGTGCTTTGAGACGAGTGCCAAGACAGGCTACAATGTGGACAATTTGTTTGAGACATTGTTTGATCTGGTGCTGCCTTCCATcctgaggaagagaaatgagaaCCAGAAGTC
- the naxd gene encoding ATP-dependent (S)-NAD(P)H-hydrate dehydratase isoform X4, with protein sequence MIRIVCTQLSASRRIFSLVFERYYSLGSASHRGMDDDVFSLVKSIVPPLTSKKHKGQDGRIGIIGGCQDYTGAPYFAAISALKVGADLSHVFCTKDAATVIKSYSPELIVHPVLDSPNGVEEIEKWLPRLHSLVVGPGLGRDDLLLKTAKEVIERSKARNIPIVIDADGLWLVTQQPSVIQGYQKGILTPNFMEFTRLYEALHHEPMDSSDHQRSVMQLSVAMGNLTLVLKGEQDLITDGSKVISCSIEGSGRRCGGQGDLLSGSMGVLAHWAHAAASAGMLRSVNPSVVAAFGACSLTRQCNSQAFQQHGRSTTTSDMIQEIGSAFKKLFES encoded by the exons ATGATCAGGATCGTTTGTACACAGTTGTCAGCGTCGAGACGCATTTTCAGTTTAG TGTTTGAACGCTACTACAGCTTGGGGTCTGCGTCACACAGAGGCATGGATGATGACGTCTTCTCACTAGTAAAGAGCATTGTCCCTCCACTGACATCCAAAAAGCACAAGGGACAAGATGGACGTATTGGGATCATTGGAGGATGCCAAGA CTATACAGGAGCTCCATACTTTGCTGCCATCTCTGCACTGAAAGTG GGAGCTGACCTGTCTCATGTGTTCTGCACCAAAGATGCTGCGACTGTAATCAAATCATACAGCCCTGAGCTCATAGTTCATCCTGTTCT gGACAGTCCTAATGGAGTGGAAGAAATAGAAAAATGGCTCCCAAGACTGCACAGCCTCGTGGTGGGACCAGGCCTAGGGAGAGATGACTTATTACTGAAAACAGCTAAG gaGGTGATCGAGAGGTCTAAAGCAAGAAATATCCCTATAGTCATTGATGCA GACGGATTATGGCTAGTTACACAGCAACCATCTGTTATTCAAGGATATCAGAAGGGTATCCTCACACCAAACTTCATGGAGTTCACTCGCCTATATGAGGCACTG CACCATGAACCCATGGACAGCAGTGACCACCAACGCAGTGTCATGCAGCTCAGTGTAGCCATGGGCAACCTCACGCTGGTGCTAAAAGGAGAGCAGGATCTCATTACAGACGGCAGTAAGG TGATCTCATGCAGTATTGAGGGCAGTGGGAGAAGATGTGGTGGACAGGGTGATCTCCTATCTGGATCTATGGGAGTGCTGGCACACTGGGCCCATGCTGCCGCTTCAGCTGGAATGCTCAGAAG TGTGAATCCATCAGTGGTTGCTGCATTCGGGGCCTGTTCGCTTACCAGACAGTGCAACAGTCAGGCATTCCAGCAACACGGCAGGTCCACCACCACCTCGGACATGATCCAGGAGATTGGCTCAGCCTTTAAAAAGCTATTTGAAAGCTGA